Proteins encoded together in one Prunus dulcis unplaced genomic scaffold, ALMONDv2, whole genome shotgun sequence window:
- the LOC117612889 gene encoding probable protein phosphatase 2C 78 — MMLEMCRRPLEKCFGGGDGGDGLLWHMDLKPHSSGDYSIAVVQANSALEDQGQVFTSPYATYIGVYDGHGGPEASRFITSRLFPFLHKFSIEQGGLSEDVIRKAFDATEEEFLDLVKASWPVRPQIASVGSCCLVGAISNGVLYVANLGDSRAVLGRRASEGQAVVAERLSTDHNVAVEEVRKEVKDLHPDDAHIVVYTRGVWRIKGIIQVSRSIGDVYLKKPEFNRDPLFHHFGIPVPLKRPVMTAEPSILVRKLEPQDMFLIFATDGLWEHLSDEAAVKIVSKNSRVGIAKRLVRAAIEEAAKKRELRYEDIKRIEKGVRRHFHDDITVIVIFLDHSQVSPNASLTDPSLFNCTSVPVDIFSMNGDEADVSLHTIP, encoded by the exons ATGATGTTGGAGATGTGTCGGAGGCCATTGGAGAAGTGCtttggaggaggagatggTGGAGATGGGCTCCTTTGGCACATGGACCTCAAGCCCCACTCTTCTGGGGACTATTCGATCGCAGTGGTTCAAGCCAATTCGGCTTTGGAAGACCAGGGACAGGTGTTCACATCCCCTTACGCCACGTATATTGGGGTCTATGATGGCCATGGTGGCCCTGAAGCTTCTCGCTTCATCACCAGTCGCCTCTTCCCCTTCCTTCACA aGTTTTCAATTGAGCAAGGTGGACTGTCAGAGGATGTGATAAGGAAGGCATTTGATGCAACTGAGGAAGAGTTCTTGGACTTGGTTAAGGCATCATGGCCTGTCCGGCCGCAGATTGCTTCCGTAGGTTCATGTTGTTTGGTTGGCGCAATTTCAAATGGTGTTTTATATGTTGCTAATCTCGGAGATTCGAGGGCAGTTCTTGGCCGGAGAGCATCAGAGGGGCAGGCGGTTGTGGCAGAGCGATTGTCTACAGATCACAATGTTGCAGTGGAGGAAGTGAGGAAGGAGGTTAAGGATCTTCACCCTGATGATGCACACATTGTGGTGTACACTCGTGGAGTTTGGCGAATTAAGGGCATTATTCAG GTGTCAAGGTCAATTGGTGACGTCTACTTGAAGAAACCCGAGTTTAACAGAGATCCACTCTTCCACCATTTCGGTATACCTGTTCCTTTAAAGAGGCCTGTTATGACAGCAGAACCCTCGATATTAGTTCGGAAGTTAGAGCCACAGGACATGTTTTTGATATTTGCAACAGATGGTCTCTGGGAGCATTTGAGTGATGAAGCAGCTGTTAAAATCGTCTCAAAGAATTCAAGAGTT GGAATAGCAAAGCGGTTGGTCAGAGCTGCGATTGAGGAGGCTGCAAAGAAAAGAGAATTGAGATATGAGGACATAAAAAGAATCGAAAAGGGGGTAAGGCGCCATTTCCATGATGACATCACCGTCATCGTGATATTCCTGGATCATTCACAAGTTTCCCCAAATGCTAGTTTGACGGATCCGAGCCTCTTCAACTGCACCAGTGTTCCTGTTGATATCTTCTCCATGAACGGCGATGAAGCCGATGTATCACTCCACACCATTCCCTGA